DNA from Bradyrhizobium japonicum USDA 6:
ACGCTCGACGATGTCGAATTGCCGGTTCGCGCCAATATCGGCATCCACACCCAGCCGATCTCGTTCATCGGATTGCCGGTGGTCGCCGTGCCGGTGCCGCTCGAGCCGCTGCCGATCGGCGTTCAGATCATCGCCGCGCCCTGGCGCGAGGACATCGCGCTGCGCGTCGCGCACGCATTGGAGAAGATGGGCGTGGTATCCGCGCCGTCGCCAAGGGGACTTTGAGAGGAATTTAAAATGGAGATCGATCTCCCCGAGGTGATCGCAGAAGTGAAGGCCGCATTCGAGCGCTATGAGCAAGCCCTGATCACCAACGACGTCGCCGTGCTCGGCGAACTCTTCCGCAACGATCCCCGCACGCTGCGCTACGGCATCGGCGAGAACCTCTACGGCTATGAGGCGATCTCCGGCTTCCGCGCCGGGCGCTCGCCGGTCGGCCTCAACCGCCGCA
Protein-coding regions in this window:
- the hpxZ gene encoding oxalurate catabolism protein HpxZ is translated as MEIDLPEVIAEVKAAFERYEQALITNDVAVLGELFRNDPRTLRYGIGENLYGYEAISGFRAGRSPVGLNRRTAKTVITSYGRDTAVASTLFYRDTAPGKVGRQMQTWIRFPEGWRVVAAHVSIIDESKET